The Muricauda sp. SCSIO 65647 genome includes a region encoding these proteins:
- a CDS encoding MarR family winged helix-turn-helix transcriptional regulator, with product MNVEEVIKTTRKIPLESRTLIHMTLVHHKVNEILANALKPFEISLQQFNVLRILRGQKGLPANLSTLNERMVTKMSNTTRLVDKLIAKGYVERTICEANRRKVEITLTDNGRTALSEMDIAVANAEKMAVQRFSKKELEELNTLLDKF from the coding sequence ATGAATGTAGAAGAGGTCATCAAGACAACCAGAAAAATTCCATTGGAATCGAGAACGCTGATCCACATGACCTTGGTACACCACAAAGTCAACGAGATACTGGCCAATGCCCTCAAACCTTTTGAGATTTCTTTGCAACAATTCAATGTACTGCGAATTTTAAGAGGGCAAAAAGGGTTACCGGCCAATCTCTCTACCCTCAATGAGCGTATGGTCACCAAAATGAGCAACACCACAAGATTGGTCGATAAGTTAATCGCCAAAGGATATGTTGAGCGAACCATCTGCGAGGCCAATCGGCGTAAGGTCGAGATTACACTGACCGACAATGGCAGAACCGCTCTTTCTGAAATGGATATTGCCGTTGCCAATGCCGAAAAAATGGCCGTGCAACGATTTTCAAAAAAAGAATTGGAAGAATTAAACACGTTATTGGATAAATTTTAA